Proteins co-encoded in one Listeria ivanovii subsp. ivanovii genomic window:
- a CDS encoding response regulator — MNSKRLVLIVEDEEGISNFISAVLTASDYAVIKAVSGKEALEQTASHSPDVVLLDLGLPDMEGLDVLQNIRVWSKVPIIVVSARDHEREKVTALDLGADDYITKPFGTSELLARIRTALRHIQPSSKETPNDATIQIQNLSIDDARRLVKIDDTEIHFTPIEYKILLLLARHAGKVLTHDFIIREIWGPYPSENQALRVNLSNIRRKIENNPAEPVYILTEVGVGYRMVEE, encoded by the coding sequence ATGAACAGTAAACGACTTGTACTAATTGTGGAAGATGAAGAGGGCATCAGCAACTTTATTTCAGCGGTTTTGACTGCAAGTGATTATGCAGTGATTAAAGCAGTGAGTGGAAAAGAGGCACTAGAGCAAACTGCAAGTCATTCGCCTGACGTGGTATTACTTGACCTTGGTTTGCCTGATATGGAAGGGTTAGACGTCCTTCAAAATATCCGAGTTTGGTCAAAAGTGCCGATTATTGTCGTGTCAGCGAGGGACCACGAACGTGAAAAGGTAACTGCACTAGATCTTGGTGCGGATGATTATATTACGAAACCATTCGGGACATCAGAACTATTGGCACGAATTCGGACAGCGCTTAGGCACATTCAACCAAGTAGTAAAGAAACGCCCAATGATGCGACCATTCAAATTCAAAACCTTTCTATCGATGATGCCAGGCGCCTTGTTAAAATAGATGATACAGAAATCCATTTTACACCGATTGAATATAAAATTTTGTTACTATTAGCTCGTCATGCTGGAAAGGTACTAACACATGACTTCATTATTCGTGAGATTTGGGGACCTTATCCAAGTGAAAATCAAGCCCTCCGAGTAAACTTGAGTAATATTAGACGAAAAATCGAAAATAACCCCGCTGAACCTGTCTATATTTTGACAGAAGTCGGGGTTGGGTATCGAATGGTGGAAGAATAA
- a CDS encoding alpha/beta fold hydrolase, translated as MHKTIRSVDVYYEQYGEGIPIIMIHGFSPDSQLMIGCMEPVFDKKSPFSRIYLDLPGMGKTENYDSIQNADHVLTLLIEFIEAVIPDEKFILAGESYGGYLARAIAAKCPDRVLGMLLICPVIYPEKEKRTLPKQEVMYQDEAFVRSLSKEDKAYFSKSGVILTSRNWNRFLAEVMSGIIHADGEFLDRLAQNYALSFDPDENASFDVPGLFLFGRQDDHVGYTDGLCLLEKYPHASFTILDFAGHNLQIEQAKIFTTMVQDFLFRVKPE; from the coding sequence ATGCATAAAACAATCCGCAGCGTAGACGTTTATTATGAACAATATGGTGAAGGCATCCCGATAATAATGATTCATGGTTTTTCGCCTGATTCTCAGTTAATGATTGGCTGTATGGAGCCAGTTTTCGATAAAAAAAGTCCGTTTTCGCGTATTTATTTAGATTTACCGGGCATGGGGAAAACCGAGAATTATGACTCCATTCAAAATGCCGATCACGTGCTCACACTGCTAATTGAATTTATTGAAGCAGTCATTCCTGATGAAAAATTTATTCTTGCTGGAGAATCTTACGGCGGTTATTTAGCCCGCGCAATCGCTGCAAAATGCCCTGACCGAGTGCTTGGTATGCTACTTATCTGCCCAGTAATTTATCCGGAAAAAGAGAAAAGAACCTTGCCTAAGCAAGAAGTAATGTATCAGGATGAGGCATTTGTGCGGTCATTATCTAAAGAAGATAAAGCTTACTTTTCAAAAAGTGGTGTTATTTTAACTTCTAGAAATTGGAATCGCTTTTTGGCAGAAGTGATGTCTGGAATAATTCATGCAGATGGTGAATTTTTAGATAGGCTAGCTCAGAATTATGCACTTAGTTTTGATCCAGATGAAAATGCTTCTTTTGATGTGCCAGGATTATTCTTATTCGGTCGTCAAGATGATCATGTTGGTTATACAGATGGGCTTTGTTTGCTCGAAAAGTATCCACATGCTTCCTTTACTATTCTTGATTTTGCTGGGCATAATTTACAAATTGAGCAAGCGAAAATATTTACAACAATGGTGCAAGACTTTTTATTCCGCGTCAAACCAGAGTAA